The nucleotide sequence AAGCTTAATGCTTACCTTTTTTTTAATCACAATTTAGATAAATTAATCTATTGAATTAACTATTACTGCTTAATGACTATTTTTTGACGACTGACAGAGTAGGTTTTTTAGCTTTTGAAGGCTTGCTACCTTGTAGTTTTGTTGATGACTCCACATCCGACTTGTTATCTACCACTTTTATCGTGGACATTATTACAGGTGCTGGTGTGGCTTCTTCAACAATACTCTCTGGCTCAGGGTGTTCAATCTCTAACGATGTGCCTGCGCCATTTTCTTTTGCATAAATAGCGGCAATAGCACCGTAAGGTACACTCATAAGCTCTAGCTTAC is from Colwellia sp. Arc7-635 and encodes:
- a CDS encoding ClpXP protease specificity-enhancing factor, producing MTIEMTSNKPYIVKAFYDWISDNDLTPYIVVDVSVYGVMVPMSYVNDGQIVLNVSGSAVGSIALGDETIELSARFGGKLELMSVPYGAIAAIYAKENGAGTSLEIEHPEPESIVEEATPAPVIMSTIKVVDNKSDVESSTKLQGSKPSKAKKPTLSVVKK